Proteins found in one Parasteatoda tepidariorum isolate YZ-2023 chromosome 7, CAS_Ptep_4.0, whole genome shotgun sequence genomic segment:
- the LOC107443190 gene encoding uncharacterized protein yields MTSVISKPIRRFLPILRLCYASNIKLERSYSYNCTQKQIDKMKYALKVKFSFMRTVSSSNLANSSDTNESNSKDERKNIIDDREFQSYLNDFSKDFDVGSDSEQILDEIRKSLDEPDSPQTNSEDKSSCSSQKSKESNINLKEKFKEFSDKDSVVIPSYEDLQANKEDYVYHINQETDSDLFQDEMIAKRGMHGVFDIEQIVDVLKKENTEDIAVISVPKELCYTDFLVIVTATSPRHSKAVCERIKKLSKMKRHAKDPFFLIEGEDCKEWKVIDMGNIVLHVFLEETRTLYDIESLWLFDSAFDRGGNMKDDPLYTAIEQQMAFFNSINEKLSENSKQKSI; encoded by the exons ATGACTTCAGTAATAAGTAAACCTATTAGAcgatttttaccaattttaagaCTTTGTTATGCTTCTAACATCAAATTAGAACGTTCGTACTCATATAATTGTACtcaaaaacaaattgataaaatgaaatatgctttaaaagtaaaatttagttttatgcgAACTGTTTCGAGTTCGAATTTAGCGAACTCTAGTGACACTAATGAAAGCAATTCTAAAGATGAacggaaaaatattattgacgATAGAGAATTCCAAAGTTATCTTAATGATTTTTCCAAAGACTTTGACGTTGGCAGTGATTCTGAACAAATTTTAGACGAAATTAGAAAAAGCCTTGATGAACCAGACTCTCCTCAAACAAATTCTGAAGATAAAAGCTCTTGTTCTTCTCAAAAATCAAAGGAATCGaacattaatttgaaagaaaaatttaaagaattcagTGATAAAGATTCTGTGGTTATACCTAGTTATGAAGATTTGCAAGCGAATAAAGAAGATTATGTTTATCATATAAATCAAGAAACAGATTCTGATTTGTTTCAAGATGAGATGATTGCAAAGC gtGGAATGCACGGAGTTTTTGACATCGAACAAATAGTTGATGTACTCAAAAAGGAGAATACAGAAGACATTGCGGTTATTTCAGTTCCGAAAGAGCTATGTTACACTGATTTCTTAGTAATAGTTACAGCTACATCTCCACGACATTCTAAAGCTGTTTGTGAGCGAATTAAAAAGCTT agtaaaatgaAGAGACATGCTAAAGATCCATTTtttctaattgagggagaagATTGTAAAGAATGGAAAGTAATTGATATGG gTAATATCGTGCTGCATGTATTTCTTGAAGAAACAAGAACTCTCTACGATATTGAGTCTCTGTGGTTGTTTGATTCTGCTTTTGACAGAGGTGGCAACATGAAAGATGATCCTTTATATACTGCTATTGAACAACAGATGgcttttttcaattctattaatgaaaaactgtctgaaaattctaaacaaaaatcaatttag